One window from the genome of Candidatus Palauibacter polyketidifaciens encodes:
- a CDS encoding PIN domain-containing protein: protein MTDTDNDKQSVGPATRHIFLDTEVFRSNRHDLNTEIMTVLGGYLADEVFVLHTTDVTLREVGRQIRTMESQLVKDHNKVVRDLTRWNNRYFHAPHRLPVPDPLSEPAEPSKAFRDFERKLRHEWNAREHSAADLQIGPVLDRYFSGQAPFDEKNSKEFPDASALLALQEWCADADESIYVVSRDKAVQRAAKDLDHLVAIKSLDNLFPLVTAAQDHDIAATIAATFDEPPLLDDLQEALSEHIDSVGGRYDGERYEGDVLGLEIEEIEEIEDVTVLRVDEDRVSCLAHVRLFVSAEVEYQDVSYSSDGYYVAEEYGVAEIRDSITARIFVQLERDDQDITLSSAQFGAEDLVVTDDFEDAYYYH, encoded by the coding sequence GTGACAGACACAGATAACGATAAGCAGTCGGTCGGCCCTGCAACTCGGCACATCTTCCTCGATACGGAAGTCTTTCGCTCCAATCGCCACGACCTCAACACGGAGATTATGACAGTGCTAGGCGGTTACCTAGCTGACGAGGTCTTCGTGTTGCACACCACGGACGTGACCCTGCGCGAAGTCGGTAGACAGATCCGAACCATGGAGAGCCAGCTGGTTAAGGATCACAATAAGGTCGTCCGTGACCTGACCCGTTGGAACAACCGCTATTTCCACGCCCCTCATCGCCTCCCGGTCCCCGATCCGCTGAGCGAACCGGCCGAACCCAGCAAGGCCTTTCGGGATTTTGAACGGAAACTGCGTCACGAATGGAACGCGCGTGAGCATAGCGCTGCCGACCTCCAGATTGGACCAGTGCTTGACCGGTATTTTAGTGGTCAGGCTCCCTTCGACGAGAAGAACAGCAAGGAATTTCCGGACGCCAGCGCTCTTCTCGCACTCCAAGAATGGTGTGCCGATGCCGACGAGAGTATCTATGTCGTCTCCAGGGACAAGGCGGTACAGCGTGCTGCGAAGGATCTTGACCATCTCGTTGCGATCAAGAGTCTCGATAACCTGTTTCCTCTCGTTACAGCGGCTCAAGATCACGATATCGCTGCGACTATCGCGGCCACGTTCGACGAACCGCCACTCCTGGACGACCTACAAGAGGCGCTATCGGAGCATATCGACAGCGTCGGCGGCCGTTACGATGGCGAGAGATATGAAGGCGACGTCCTCGGCCTGGAAATCGAAGAAATCGAAGAAATCGAAGATGTCACGGTCTTGCGTGTTGATGAGGATCGGGTCTCCTGTCTTGCGCACGTCAGATTGTTCGTCTCCGCAGAAGTTGAATATCAAGACGTATCATACTCCAGTGACGGGTACTATGTTGCTGAGGAATACGGCGTCGCGGAGATCCGGGACAGCATCACTGCTAGGATCTTCGTGCAACTCGAGCGGGACGACCAGGACATTACGCTCTCATCGGCGCAGTTCGGAGCTGAGGACCTGGTCGTTACGGACGACTTCGAGGATGCCTATTACTACCACTGA
- a CDS encoding DUF4837 family protein — translation MKIRPLGALTALLAAALPVLSACSKQTAFGEANSLIILAPDSLSLQVEEETRQVLEPTIFTSRDEKQYEVSFVDPGHENVGQLKMFRNLIVFGTADDPLMLEVAAEAGQDLSALEPGRVFQASNVWALAQTVTAVLLRSGREAESWVTALPSVLNAVDTNYRELVLRRMFATAGDTALVTDLGRRFGFSMLVPEVYDRIARDLGGGDSLVILRNDNPDPSELIRSVLVAWRPNADSLTRELALEWRAEIDGTHYNVPQRIDDSNSSVVSFMWEGRPALEVTGVWQDESGGFPAAGPFIVWLVDCPARTYFVDAWLYSPNRPKYEYMLQLQEILGSFRCVDPGA, via the coding sequence ATGAAAATCCGTCCTCTCGGCGCCCTGACGGCGCTCCTCGCGGCCGCGCTCCCGGTCCTCTCCGCCTGCAGCAAGCAGACGGCCTTCGGCGAGGCGAACAGCCTCATCATCCTCGCTCCCGACTCGCTCTCGCTGCAAGTGGAGGAGGAGACCCGGCAGGTCCTCGAACCCACGATCTTCACGAGCCGCGACGAGAAGCAGTACGAGGTGAGCTTCGTCGACCCGGGCCACGAAAACGTCGGACAACTGAAGATGTTCCGTAACCTGATCGTGTTCGGGACGGCGGACGATCCTCTCATGCTCGAGGTGGCGGCCGAGGCGGGCCAGGATCTCTCCGCGCTCGAGCCGGGCCGCGTCTTTCAGGCCTCCAACGTATGGGCACTGGCCCAGACCGTGACGGCGGTCCTGCTGCGGTCCGGCCGCGAAGCCGAGTCGTGGGTGACGGCCCTGCCGTCGGTCCTGAACGCGGTGGACACGAACTACCGCGAACTCGTGCTGCGGCGGATGTTCGCGACGGCCGGCGACACCGCGCTCGTGACGGATCTGGGGCGGCGGTTCGGCTTCTCGATGCTCGTCCCGGAGGTCTACGACCGGATCGCGCGGGATCTCGGCGGGGGCGACAGCCTCGTCATCCTGCGCAACGACAACCCGGACCCGAGCGAACTCATCCGCTCGGTCCTCGTCGCCTGGCGCCCGAACGCGGACTCGCTGACGAGGGAGTTGGCACTGGAGTGGCGGGCGGAGATCGACGGCACGCATTACAACGTCCCACAGCGCATCGACGACTCGAATTCGAGCGTGGTCAGCTTCATGTGGGAGGGCCGTCCGGCGCTGGAAGTGACCGGGGTGTGGCAGGATGAGTCGGGCGGGTTTCCTGCGGCGGGCCCGTTCATCGTCTGGCTGGTCGACTGTCCGGCGCGCACGTACTTCGTCGATGCGTGGCTCTATTCGCCGAACCGGCCCAAGTACGAGTACATGCTGCAGTTGCAGGAAATACTGGGGTCGTTCCGCTGCGTCGACCCCGGCGCCTAG
- the dnaE gene encoding DNA polymerase III subunit alpha, which translates to MPFVHLHTHSEYSLLDGANRIDDLIDRAIELGMPAIALTDHGNMHGAWEFQEKARAKGIKPILGCEVYVAYGDRRARRREEGAPALNAHLLLLAENARGYSNLVKLSSIGYTEGFYRRPRVDREMLEKYAEGIICLSACLAGEVPRYLMHERYDDAKRAAEWHARVFKDRYWLELQNHGIPKQDIVNRGIIQLSDELGLPLVVTNDAHYMRREDADAHDTLLCIGTGKDKDDPDRLRFHGEESYFKTADEMAELFPDLPGLLAETVKIADRCNVEFEKQYQLPDFPLPDRFPEPMEMLRHEATEGAKARYGDPLPEAVSERLDYELGVIENTGYAGYLLIVWDFIVAARERDIPVGPGRGSAAGSIICYALGITDVDPLEFDLLFERFLNPERVSMPDIDIDFCYERRGEVIDYVREKYGQASVGQIITFGTMKARAVIRDVGRVLGFSPSDTDRLAKLVPSSPGYSLTVAQARKKVGELAESDREDAQVKKLLDYAERIEGLARHSSVHAAGVVIAPGPLDDYVPICSDSKSGAVITQFDMNALEKAGMLKMDFLGLRTLTVIDDAARNVAERHGIRVDWEEIGLEDPAVYEMLAAGRTSGVFQFESSLATDKLRAMRCDRFDDLVAVNALIRPGPLDSGMTDVYIRRKRGEAVEYPHPDLKEVLEPTYGVITYQEQVMRAANLLAGFSLAEADVLRKAVGKKDAELTDKVLGEFVTRAVERGVKKPKAVEIAKLIRTFGRYGFNKAHSVAYALLSYRTAWLKAHYPAEFMAGLLSSEIGSTDAVVSYIGAARPLGIRVLPPSVKESGYRFTVVDDPEDPGRSAIRFGLGAIKGVGHSAIRSIQAAREEAPFESFIDFLERIDLRLNNSRVIQALIGAGALDDLGDRAALSAGLEVMLNEAQLRRQEAESGQTSLFGGEAAETRPEIELPIVSAWSERDRLREEKERLGFYISGHPLERYRDLVELYSLEAKTTNLRERRDRKVEVPCVVTETSVRTARKDGREWARLTIEDFHGTATTLVFGDVWQKNRDLLTDDRPVLIAGTVSGNSRDDDDPPVFLDSVRPLADVRDEGQVGILIELREDEQPEPGAFTRARELLEASPGRGPLYLEAGPAEPEDEARPPRFASRTLRVDPTPTLVEELRGLLGGSGVRLVRSR; encoded by the coding sequence ATGCCGTTCGTTCATCTACACACACATAGCGAGTACTCGCTCCTCGACGGCGCGAACCGGATCGACGACCTCATCGACCGCGCGATCGAACTCGGCATGCCCGCCATCGCCCTCACGGACCACGGCAACATGCACGGCGCGTGGGAGTTCCAGGAGAAGGCGCGCGCGAAGGGAATCAAGCCGATCCTCGGCTGCGAGGTCTACGTCGCGTACGGCGACCGCCGGGCCCGCAGGCGGGAAGAGGGCGCCCCGGCCCTCAACGCCCACCTCCTCCTGCTCGCGGAGAACGCCCGCGGGTACTCGAACCTCGTGAAGCTCTCGTCCATCGGGTACACGGAGGGCTTCTACCGCCGCCCCCGCGTGGACCGCGAGATGCTTGAGAAGTATGCGGAGGGGATCATCTGCCTCTCCGCCTGCCTCGCCGGCGAGGTCCCGCGCTACCTGATGCACGAGCGGTACGACGACGCGAAGCGGGCGGCGGAGTGGCACGCGCGGGTGTTCAAGGACCGGTACTGGCTCGAACTCCAGAACCACGGGATTCCGAAGCAGGACATCGTGAACCGGGGGATCATCCAGCTCTCCGACGAACTCGGACTCCCGCTCGTCGTGACGAACGACGCGCACTACATGCGGCGCGAGGACGCGGACGCGCACGACACGCTCCTCTGCATCGGGACGGGCAAGGACAAGGACGACCCCGACCGGCTCCGCTTCCACGGGGAGGAGAGCTACTTCAAGACCGCCGACGAAATGGCGGAACTCTTCCCGGACCTGCCCGGCCTGCTCGCCGAGACGGTGAAGATCGCGGACCGCTGCAACGTCGAGTTCGAGAAGCAGTACCAGCTGCCCGACTTCCCGCTCCCGGACCGCTTCCCCGAACCCATGGAGATGCTGCGCCACGAGGCGACGGAGGGGGCGAAGGCCCGGTACGGCGATCCCCTGCCCGAGGCGGTGAGCGAGCGCCTCGACTACGAACTCGGGGTCATCGAGAACACGGGGTACGCGGGATACCTGCTCATCGTCTGGGATTTCATCGTCGCGGCGCGCGAACGCGACATCCCGGTCGGGCCCGGCCGCGGGTCGGCCGCGGGGTCGATCATCTGCTACGCGCTCGGCATCACCGACGTGGATCCGCTCGAGTTCGACCTCCTCTTCGAGCGCTTCCTGAATCCGGAACGCGTCTCGATGCCGGACATCGACATCGACTTCTGCTACGAGCGCCGCGGCGAGGTCATCGATTACGTGCGCGAGAAGTACGGACAGGCCTCGGTCGGGCAGATCATCACCTTCGGGACGATGAAGGCGCGCGCCGTGATCCGGGACGTGGGCCGGGTGCTCGGCTTCTCGCCCTCGGACACGGATCGCCTCGCGAAGCTCGTGCCCTCGTCGCCGGGGTACTCGCTCACGGTGGCGCAGGCGCGGAAGAAGGTGGGGGAACTCGCCGAGAGCGACCGCGAGGACGCCCAGGTGAAGAAGCTCCTCGACTACGCGGAACGCATCGAGGGACTCGCGCGCCACAGCTCCGTGCACGCGGCGGGCGTCGTCATCGCGCCGGGACCGCTCGACGACTACGTGCCGATCTGCTCGGACTCGAAGAGCGGCGCGGTGATCACGCAGTTCGACATGAACGCGCTCGAGAAGGCGGGCATGCTCAAGATGGACTTCCTGGGCCTGCGCACGCTCACCGTGATCGACGACGCCGCGCGGAACGTGGCGGAACGGCACGGGATCCGCGTGGACTGGGAGGAGATCGGCCTCGAGGACCCCGCCGTGTACGAGATGCTCGCGGCCGGCCGCACGAGCGGCGTCTTCCAGTTCGAGTCCAGCCTCGCGACGGACAAGCTGCGCGCGATGCGCTGCGACCGGTTCGACGACCTCGTCGCCGTCAACGCGCTCATCCGCCCGGGTCCGCTCGACTCCGGGATGACGGACGTCTACATCCGCCGCAAGCGCGGCGAGGCGGTCGAGTACCCGCACCCCGACTTGAAGGAGGTCCTCGAGCCGACGTACGGGGTCATCACCTACCAGGAGCAGGTGATGCGGGCGGCCAACCTGCTCGCGGGGTTCTCGCTCGCCGAAGCGGACGTGCTCCGGAAGGCGGTGGGGAAGAAGGACGCCGAACTCACGGACAAGGTCCTCGGCGAGTTCGTCACGCGCGCGGTCGAGCGCGGGGTGAAGAAGCCGAAGGCGGTCGAGATCGCCAAGCTCATCCGCACCTTCGGCCGCTACGGCTTCAACAAGGCGCACAGCGTCGCGTACGCGCTCCTCTCCTACCGCACCGCGTGGCTGAAGGCGCACTATCCGGCCGAATTCATGGCCGGCCTCCTCTCGTCCGAAATCGGGAGCACGGATGCGGTCGTGTCGTACATCGGGGCGGCCCGGCCGCTCGGAATCCGGGTGCTCCCCCCCTCGGTGAAGGAGTCGGGGTACCGCTTCACGGTCGTCGACGATCCGGAGGATCCGGGGCGGTCGGCGATCCGCTTCGGGCTCGGCGCGATCAAGGGCGTGGGACACTCCGCGATCCGGTCGATTCAGGCGGCCCGGGAGGAGGCGCCGTTCGAGAGCTTCATCGACTTCCTCGAGCGGATCGACCTGCGGCTCAACAACTCGCGCGTGATCCAGGCGCTGATCGGCGCCGGGGCGCTCGACGACCTCGGCGACCGCGCGGCCCTCTCCGCCGGCCTCGAGGTCATGCTCAACGAGGCGCAGCTCCGCCGGCAGGAGGCGGAGAGCGGACAGACGAGCCTGTTCGGGGGCGAGGCGGCGGAGACCCGGCCGGAAATCGAACTCCCGATCGTGTCCGCGTGGAGCGAGCGCGACCGCCTGCGCGAGGAGAAGGAACGCCTCGGGTTCTACATCTCCGGACACCCGCTCGAGCGCTACCGGGATCTCGTCGAGCTGTACTCGCTGGAGGCGAAGACGACGAACCTGCGCGAGCGCCGCGACCGGAAGGTGGAGGTCCCCTGCGTCGTCACCGAGACCTCGGTCCGCACCGCGCGCAAGGACGGCCGGGAGTGGGCGCGCCTCACGATCGAGGATTTTCACGGGACGGCGACCACGCTCGTGTTCGGCGACGTCTGGCAGAAGAACCGCGACCTCCTCACGGACGACCGCCCGGTCCTGATCGCGGGCACGGTGTCGGGCAACTCGCGGGATGACGACGATCCGCCCGTCTTCCTCGACTCCGTGCGTCCGCTGGCGGATGTGCGCGACGAGGGACAGGTGGGGATCCTGATCGAACTCCGCGAGGACGAACAGCCGGAGCCCGGCGCCTTCACGCGGGCCCGGGAGCTGCTGGAGGCGTCGCCGGGTCGCGGCCCGCTCTACCTCGAAGCCGGGCCCGCGGAGCCGGAAGACGAGGCGCGACCCCCGCGCTTCGCGTCGCGAACGCTGCGCGTGGACCCGACGCCGACCCTCGTCGAAGAGCTGCGAGGACTGCTCGGCGGAAGCGGCGTGAGACTGGTCCGGAGTCGCTGA
- a CDS encoding VOC family protein: MIRRIKFTSIPVHDQDAALDFYTSKLGFRVMTDQPLGEQRWIELRIPGADTRVVLYTPPGQEDRVGTPSNVVFASDDVRATFRQLAERGVKFIAEPEEQPWGTFATFSDPDGNQFVLSSRH, translated from the coding sequence ATGATCCGACGAATCAAGTTCACTTCAATCCCCGTCCACGACCAGGACGCCGCACTCGATTTCTACACAAGCAAGCTGGGCTTCCGCGTGATGACGGATCAGCCACTCGGTGAGCAGCGCTGGATCGAGCTGCGCATCCCGGGAGCGGACACCCGCGTGGTACTGTACACCCCTCCCGGCCAGGAAGATCGCGTCGGAACGCCATCGAATGTGGTCTTTGCGAGCGACGACGTGCGGGCCACGTTTCGCCAGCTGGCGGAGCGAGGTGTGAAGTTCATCGCCGAGCCGGAAGAGCAACCGTGGGGCACTTTCGCGACGTTCAGCGATCCGGACGGCAACCAGTTCGTCCTTTCATCCAGGCACTGA
- a CDS encoding alkaline phosphatase D family protein, whose translation MTSRRDFLAAWTRSAAFCALAPLPLAQFGPGASVRGRELGPRAARPVSADQFPFELGVASGEPAADGVVLWTRLLALPGDPATAFPVRWEVASDEGFRSVVRSGEAAALSELGHSVHVEVDGLDPERDYWYRFHAAGATSPAGRTRTAPAPGGLPDRFDFVFVSCQHYERGWYTGFRHMAAESPALVVHLGDYIYESGPGDPDNADLVRLHDTEEPRTLDGYRARYALYKRDPDLQAAHAAAPWVFTPDDHEVDNDWAGEHHTEEMSREAFLARRAAAFQAMYEHFPLRRTSLPTGPDAQLYRRLDFGSLMRLHVLDTRQYRTLQPCGGRRQPPCPEQHAESATILGASQSDWLLNGLDQSGARYNVLANQVFMARLLEGTETLTLPMDKWDGYPADRARLMTFLHERRPSNPVVLTGDLHTNWVNDLKLDFDRADSPVVGTEFAGTSISSSGDGVDTGPQGENAMSHNPHIKFFNAQRGYVRCRLTPQHLRTDFRVMPYVTRPNAPIATRASYVVEDGIPGAQET comes from the coding sequence GTGACGTCGCGCCGCGATTTCCTCGCCGCGTGGACCCGCTCCGCGGCGTTCTGCGCGCTCGCCCCGCTGCCCCTCGCGCAGTTCGGCCCCGGAGCCTCCGTGCGCGGCCGCGAACTCGGCCCGCGCGCCGCCCGCCCGGTGTCGGCGGACCAGTTCCCGTTCGAACTCGGCGTGGCCTCCGGCGAGCCCGCCGCCGACGGCGTCGTCCTCTGGACCCGCCTCCTCGCCCTGCCCGGCGACCCCGCCACCGCCTTCCCCGTCCGGTGGGAAGTCGCCTCGGACGAGGGATTCCGGAGCGTCGTCCGCAGCGGAGAAGCCGCCGCTCTCTCCGAACTCGGCCACTCCGTCCACGTGGAGGTCGACGGCCTCGACCCCGAACGCGACTACTGGTACCGGTTCCACGCCGCCGGCGCCACGAGCCCCGCCGGCCGCACCCGCACCGCCCCCGCCCCCGGCGGGCTGCCCGACCGCTTCGATTTCGTCTTCGTCTCCTGCCAGCACTACGAGCGCGGCTGGTACACCGGCTTCCGCCACATGGCCGCCGAATCCCCCGCCCTCGTCGTACACCTCGGCGACTACATCTACGAGAGCGGCCCCGGCGACCCGGACAACGCGGACCTCGTGCGCCTCCACGACACCGAGGAACCGCGCACGCTCGACGGCTACCGCGCGCGGTACGCCCTATATAAAAGGGATCCCGACCTCCAGGCCGCCCACGCCGCCGCCCCCTGGGTCTTCACCCCCGACGACCACGAGGTCGACAACGACTGGGCCGGCGAGCACCACACCGAGGAGATGAGCCGGGAGGCGTTCCTCGCGCGCCGCGCCGCCGCCTTCCAGGCGATGTACGAGCACTTCCCCCTCCGACGGACGTCGCTCCCCACCGGCCCCGACGCGCAGCTGTACCGCCGCCTCGACTTCGGCTCGCTGATGCGGCTGCACGTCCTCGACACGCGCCAGTACCGCACCCTCCAGCCCTGCGGAGGCCGCCGCCAACCCCCCTGCCCCGAACAACACGCCGAGTCCGCGACCATCCTCGGAGCCTCGCAGTCGGACTGGCTCCTCAACGGCCTGGATCAATCCGGCGCTCGCTACAACGTCCTCGCGAACCAGGTCTTCATGGCCCGCCTCCTCGAGGGCACCGAGACCCTCACCCTCCCCATGGACAAATGGGACGGCTACCCCGCCGACCGCGCCCGCCTCATGACCTTCCTCCACGAGCGCCGCCCCTCGAACCCCGTCGTCCTGACCGGCGACCTCCACACCAACTGGGTCAACGACCTCAAACTCGACTTCGACCGCGCGGATTCTCCGGTCGTCGGAACCGAATTCGCCGGAACGTCCATCTCCTCCAGCGGAGACGGCGTCGACACCGGCCCCCAGGGCGAAAACGCCATGAGCCACAACCCCCACATCAAGTTCTTCAACGCCCAGCGCGGCTACGTCCGCTGCCGCCTGACGCCGCAGCACTTGCGAACCGACTTCCGCGTCATGCCCTACGTCACCCGCCCCAACGCCCCGATCGCCACCCGCGCCAGCTACGTCGTCGAAGACGGAATCCCCGGCGCCCAGGAAACTTGA
- a CDS encoding SDR family NAD(P)-dependent oxidoreductase, which yields MNGVCALVTGASRGVGRGIAQGLYRAGATVYASGRSIETADLDDAIVRVACDHSDDQSVDRLFERIVTEQGRLDVLVNNAWGGYENMVEDGRFTWSAPFWDQPLWRWAAMMDVGVRAAFVASQHAARLMMPCRRGLIVNVSQWAAQKYHGNVIYGVSKAATDKLTADMAVELRDHDVAVVSLYPGLVRTEAVLAAGVFDLSNSESPEFIGRAVAALAGDQDVCRWTGQVLVAAALAEHYGFADIDGRSPRPLTLTDV from the coding sequence CTGAACGGAGTCTGCGCGCTGGTGACAGGGGCAAGCCGCGGCGTGGGGCGCGGCATCGCGCAAGGTCTGTACCGCGCGGGTGCAACGGTTTACGCAAGCGGCAGGTCCATCGAAACCGCCGACCTTGACGACGCGATCGTCCGCGTAGCCTGTGATCATTCCGATGACCAGAGCGTCGACCGCCTGTTCGAACGGATCGTGACCGAGCAGGGACGGCTCGACGTACTCGTCAACAACGCCTGGGGCGGTTACGAGAACATGGTCGAGGACGGCCGGTTCACCTGGTCGGCGCCGTTCTGGGACCAGCCGCTATGGCGTTGGGCGGCGATGATGGATGTCGGCGTACGGGCCGCATTCGTTGCCAGCCAGCATGCCGCACGGCTGATGATGCCGTGTCGGCGCGGTCTCATCGTGAACGTCTCGCAGTGGGCAGCGCAGAAGTACCACGGTAACGTGATCTACGGCGTCTCGAAGGCCGCCACGGACAAGCTCACGGCCGATATGGCCGTCGAGCTGCGCGACCATGATGTTGCCGTCGTATCCCTGTACCCTGGCCTCGTGCGAACGGAAGCAGTGCTTGCGGCCGGGGTCTTCGACCTCAGCAACTCGGAGAGCCCCGAGTTCATAGGCCGGGCCGTGGCCGCTCTGGCTGGCGATCAGGACGTCTGCCGGTGGACCGGACAGGTGCTCGTGGCGGCCGCGCTCGCCGAACACTACGGCTTTGCGGACATCGATGGGCGGTCGCCCCGGCCGCTCACGCTGACCGATGTCTGA
- a CDS encoding MarR family transcriptional regulator, which yields MEIDPHVIDVLLPDLVGHDRHPSAYLTYLYLYRQTADEAAELSLTQIAEGTGLSKRAVQAALATLQRRGLVDIERDSITSVGRYAVKRPWQSSR from the coding sequence ATGGAAATCGACCCCCACGTCATCGATGTTCTTCTGCCCGATCTGGTCGGGCACGATCGGCACCCCAGTGCTTATCTGACCTACCTTTATCTGTATCGGCAGACGGCCGATGAAGCGGCTGAGCTGAGCCTGACGCAGATCGCGGAGGGGACAGGCCTGTCCAAGCGGGCGGTCCAAGCCGCGTTGGCCACGCTGCAACGCCGCGGGCTCGTTGACATCGAGCGGGACAGCATCACTTCCGTCGGCCGCTACGCCGTGAAGCGGCCCTGGCAGAGCTCGCGCTGA